The proteins below come from a single Sorghum bicolor cultivar BTx623 chromosome 4, Sorghum_bicolor_NCBIv3, whole genome shotgun sequence genomic window:
- the LOC8084640 gene encoding two-component response regulator ORR23 produces the protein MRPEERNAAVGRVRDQFPVGMRVLAVDDDPVCLKVLENLLRRCQYRVTTTNQAVVALRMLRQNRDLFDLVISDVHMPDMDGFKLLELVGLEMDLPVIMLSVNGETKTVMKGITHGACDYLLKPVRLEELRNIWQHVVRRKFSNCERANIDGYEECTRPSNADFDHVHSQITGGTPDQSGRSSKKRKEYHSEEEDEGEESNGQENDDPSAPKKPRVVWSVELHRKFVAAVNQLGIDKAVPKRILELMNVERLTRENVASHLQKYRLYLKRLSAVASQQASIVAAFGGNDPFMRMGAFEGLQGYQSFASSAALPSFTPQGLLNRNSPTSFALQGMSASRPIQIASNSTISHSISDPNKYHLSLPGTSSRQGNLAQGLTTSVGQVQLPQKWIHEETDDLSTILSVSGQANNGVPGTLQSVTNSHLLQQGLVECRQDKVVIQPCSSASSDRLEGTVGVSSSLMDSCASQQNVVPLSAFSISASPMNGSLCSNGVAELGATSSVGTNICPSNDLRVARDNNVGASSFGSVILLSPDTVPNQKYLNFGGGSNLRQSMDGGNTDNLLNSKLIWSCLPTSQPSNLVGSHHPMSQRLNNGNLGGTMVGQTTAAAPQTRIDMFTSGDTPTPKSASDLSFPKVHSELSSSSCSFDGLLNSIIKVEKDDASFSDDLGCDFYSLGACI, from the exons ATGAGGCCAGAGGAGAGAAATGCTGCCGTGGGGAGGGTCAGGGACCAGTTCCCCGTCGGCATGCGGGTTCTCGCCGTGGACGACGACCCCGTGTGCCTCAAGGTGCTTGAGAACCTCCTGCGCCGCTGTCAGTATCGTG TTACAACGACGAATCAGGCTGTTGTCGCCTTGAGGATGCTGAGGCAAAACAGGGACTTGTTTGATCTTGTTATCAGTGATGTGCACATGCCAGACATGGATGGCTTTAAGCTTCTGGAGCTTGTGGGGCTCGAAATGGACCTCCCTGTCATTA TGTTATCGGTGAATGGAGAGACAAAAACTGTAATGAAGGGGATAACTCATGGCGCCTGTGACTATCTCTTAAAACCTgttcggctggaagagcttagGAATATCTGGCAGCATGTTGTTAGGAGGAAATTCAGTAACTGTGAGCGTGCTAACATTGATGGCTATGAGGAGTGCACCAGGCCATCAAATGCAGATTTTGATCATGTACACAGCCAAATTACAGGTGGGACACCTGACCAAAGTGGGAGGTCCAGCAAGAAGAGGAAGGAATATCATAGTGAAGAGGAAGATGAAGGAGAAGAGAGTAATGGCCAAGAGAACGATGATCCTTCAGCTCCAAAGAAACCAAGGGTTGTTTGGTCAGTTGAACTACACCGAAAATTTGTTGCTGCTGTCAATCAGCTAGGAATTGACA AAGCTGTGCCAAAAAGAATACTTGAGCTCATGAATGTTGAGAGACTCACCAGGGAAAATGTTGCAAGTCACCTGCAG AAGTATAGACTCTATCTTAAACGGCTAAGTGCTGTGGCATCGCAACAGGCTAGCATTGTTGCTGCTTTCGGAGGCAATGACCCCTTTATGCGGATGGGTGCATTTGAAGGACTCCAGGGTTATCAATCTTTTGCCTCTTCAGCAGCTCTGCCATCTTTTACTCCACAGGGGTTGTTAAATAGAAATAGCCCAACATCATTTGCGCTCCAAGGGATGTCTGCTTCCAGGCCAATTCAGATTGCAAGCAATTCCACAATAAGTCATTCCATTAGCGATCCAAATAAATATCACCTTAGCTTACCAGGTACTAGTAGCCGACAAGGAAATCTGGCACAAGGTTTGACTACTTCAGTTGGGCAGGTCCAGCTGCCACAAAAGTGGATACATGAAGAAACTGATGATCTATCTACTATCCTTTCTGTGAGTGGCCAGGCTAATAATGGTGTGCCCGGCACACTCCAAAGTGTCACAAACAGTCATTTGCTGCAGCAAGGCCTCGTTGAATGTAGACAAGACAAAGTTGTTATCCAGCCTTGTTCATCTGCAAGTTCAGATCGTCTTGAAGGCACTGTTGGAGTTTCCTCCAGTTTGATGGATTCTTGTGCATCCCAGCAGAATGTTGTTCCATTGTCTGCCTTTTCTATCAGTGCATCGCCAATGAATGGCTCGCTTTGCAGTAACGGCGTAGCTGAGTTGGGTGCTACATCCTCTGTAGGTACAAATATTTGCCCCTCCAATGATCTCAGGGTAGCAAGAGACAACAATGTGGGAGCTAGCTCTTTTGGTAGTGTGATACTTTTGTCTCCAGACACTGTGCCAAACCAAAAATACTTGAATTTTGGTGGTGGAAGCAATTTGAGACAAAGcatggatggagggaacacagaCAATCTGTTAAATTCCAAGCTAATATGGAGTTGTTTGCCGACCTCTCAACCATCGAATCTTGTTGGAAGTCATCATCCCATGAGCCAAAGACTGAATAACGGAAACCTTGGTGGCACAATGGTTGGACAGACTACAGCAGCTGCTCCACAGACGAGGATCGACATGTTTACCTCCGGAGACACACCAACTCCAAAGAGCGCGTCAGATTTGAGCTTCCCTAAGGTCCACAGTGAGCTTAGCTCTAGCAGCTGCAGCTTCGATGGCCTCCTAAACTCTATAATCAAAGTG GAGAAGGACGATGCTTCCTTCAGCGATGACCTTGGATGCGACTTCTACTCCCTGGGTGCCTGCATATGA